The following is a genomic window from Strongyloides ratti genome assembly S_ratti_ED321, chromosome : 1.
AATTGTCCCCATGCGGCTGATGCTGATCTTGTACAAGATTTAGTACAATATAGatcatataaaaacaaaaatgtaGCTATGGCTTCAAAAGGAATAGTTACTTTATTTAGAGAAATTAATCCTTCTATATTACATAGAAAAGATAGAGGTAGACCAACAGAAAAAAGTGCAGATATTGATGAGGCTGAACTTGAATTTGGTTCTTTAAAAGCTAAAACATTTATCCCTGGTGCCGAAATTTTGTATGGTGTTGAAGAAGGCATGGAAATGGAAGATATAGATAGTGATGCTAGTGAAGATTGGTTAGATTTGGATGttgatgataaaaatgaatcaACTAATActgaaaaaaatgttaatgtaaataataatgaggaagaagaagaagaagaatTGAGTGGCGAGGAAGACGATGTAAGTGGAGAAGAAGATGAAATTGAAGTATACGATGAAGAAGACGAGGCGGATGatgaagaagaagaagatCTTTCTGATAGTGAAGATGTAAAAAAAGACGACCAAAACAAAGAAAAGGAAGTTAAATTAGATGAACTAGATCCACAAGAAAGAATTGCTAAAGCTCAGGAAATATCTGAAAATCGTATTTTTACAGATGCCGATTTTAAACGTATTCGTGTTCATCAGTATCGAAAAGCTATAATGAACAAACGTGGTACAAAACGTAAACAAACAAATGCTGATGTACAAATTGAAGAAGAGTTtgaagaaaagaaaattagAAGAGAAGAAGGTGATGGACTTCCTAGACTTAACGATATTGAACATTTCCATAAAAAGATTAAGAAACAATCTAAAGAAGAACGTCTAGCCCAGGTAAAGGAAGGACGAGAAGGTCGCGAAGAATATggtaaaaaagtaaaaactGGAGAACATGTTGGAAGAACAAACCGTGAACTTgctaaaaagaaaaatttctCAATGATTAAACAAAAAGTTCGAGGACAAAATAGACAAAGAAGTTTTAGAGAAAGACAAATTTCTTTAAAGAATTATCTTCTTAAGCAAAAGGGTAAAAAAACTGCTAACTAatgtttttgtttttaaattgttttgttgaatttttatgtttttaataaacttatatttttttatttcgtTTCgagattttaataaataatatttggaAAAGTGTTGGtcaatgttttaaattttatatattaagttgaattctattattttctttcctgttagtatataaaaatggtaattttaataaaatatttttttcaaaataaattttttaggCTCGTAATTCGGAGAAAGCACAAACAACATTAGCGAGGTGGCTgaaatttaaagaattagAAGAACGTGGTCCAATTTCAAAGAGGCCTGCTAATGTTAAAGATTGTACAAATGTTCAAGATGCTGAAAGATTTTTAGGTGAAGTAAGTAGagaaattacaaaaaatgttACTTTAATTCAAAACCCAGGATTAGGTGAAGGAAGAATAAGAGATTTAAATgatgaaattaataaattaattaaaattaaagaagcATGGGAGAAGAGAATTCGTGATCTTGGAGGTCCTGATCATAGGCGGCTTCGCGGAAATATTGAATCTACTGGTGCTGGTTTAGCATCTAACAGAggttataaatattttggtGCAGCAAAAGATTTACCTGGTGTTAGGGAATTATTTGCAAAAGAGGCAGACAATAAACatgaaaaagattttaagAAAGATAATTATGTAAGAAATCCTGGTGCAGTATATTTTGGGCTGTTGGATGATGATAATGAAAAGTTAATTGAACTAGAAAAAATAGAAGAAGAGATAGCTAAGCAAAAAATAGAGGAGGAATGGAAAGTAAGGAATTCTGTTATGAATAAATCtcatgaattttttaaaaatgcttTTTATATGGATGGCGATTATAATTCTGTTATCAAAGAAATGGAAACAGAAGACTTTATTGACGATTTTATGAATAATACTAAGATTAAAAGATTTGTCGTTCCTAATCAGGAAGAGATGACAACATTACTTGTTGAAGCAAAAAGGAAGCAGCTTTTTGAAAAACTTTTTGGTGCTTAAAAAAGTAGcattaaattgttaaaaatgtatttattaaagtaaataaaataatttgtattttcttttctggataattcattaatagttttatgaaaaacaaatattcttcattggttttattttaaaggtAGGTCGATTTGAAGACGATTGTCAAAATTTGCTTGCATTTATCTTGATTTTGAGGTGAAGCATGAACAAAGGCGAAAATATTCTTTGTTCCCAACTTTTCAGTATCTTATTAAATACttatcctatgaagatgggactagtttcattcgatttctattcaaaagtagctctagaatataaattttcatagcaataacattaatattttcaaagataaaaaaattttcttaatttctgattttacctctaaaaatgtgacaaaaaatgaacaactttttttggaatttgaatatgccactatagtcattcgatagcccttgaaacgggatgaattttgaatataatcaacaatattcgaaaattgaaacttcagaagttataaggattcaaagttgaggggcgaaattgtggaataattttttgtaaatctCGATTTCCAacataatattgtaaatttaagaaataaatactttatcctagatcatttttttacgagaaattcattaagcctattcatatctttataggacttctagaaatgaagatatgacaagaaatatgtttaaaaaaggGTTTTAAGAATGTAGTGATAACTCAAGCAAATGAAGTCACAGGTCAATGAAATTTGATGCGCTGGGcttctttcataatttaagGTGTACCGTACgttgaaaagatttttttattttcaatggttcttgagatatgaaacttggtactttttcgcgcgtaatccattgtcaccatttttttatatctcgaaagtggttaaaggtataaaaatattttgaaagtAGACCCCACTTGAAAACTCTATAGAAGACGATTGCAGAAACCTGATTGGATTTATCTTAattttgaagcgagatatgatcaagggcggaaatttttctaaaatattcattgtaaCCGACTTTTCAGCATCTTAAGAAATACttatcctatgaagatgagactagtttcattcaatttctatttaaaagtaggtctagaatataaattttcatagctatatcaaaaatatttttggagatattaaaattggctgaaaattttctagatttccGATTTTACCTCTAAAAATGTGGACAAAGAGAagcaactttttttggaatttgaatatgctactatattcattcgatagcccttgaagcgagatgaattttgaatataatcaactatatcttaaaattgaaacttcaggagttataaggattcaaagttgagggcgaaattggggaatatttttttctaaatttcgATTTCTATGATCCAATTagatattttgaaaataaacaGATGATTCtagatcatttttttacgagaaattcattaagcctattcacatctttataggacttctcaaaatgaagatatgataagaaatatattttaaaaaaagttttaagaatttagtgataactcaagcaaatgaagtcacaggtcaatgaaatttgatgcgctgggcttctttcataatttaagGTGTACCGTACGTTGagaagatttttttattctcaatggttcttgagatatgaaACTTGGcactttttcgcgcgtaatccattgtcaccatttttttatatctcgaaagtgctttaagatataaaaaaattttgaaggtagaccccatATGAAAAGTGATTTGAAGACGTTTGCAGAAATCTGCTTGGATTCATTTTGAATTTAAAGCGAGATATGAAGAAAgacggaaatttttctaaaatattcattgttttcTACTTTTTAGTATCTCTGCAAAATACTTATCCTTTGAAGATGGGACTAGTTTCATTcaatttctattaaaaagtaggtctagaatataaattttcatagctataatattgttattttcagtgataaaaaaattggctgaaaattttctagatttccGGTTTTACGTCTAAAAATGTTACagaaaaaacaactttttttggaatttgaatatgcCATTATAGTAATTTAATAACCCTTAAAacgggatgaattttgaatataatcaacaatgacttaattttatttttattttttatcaactaTTAAATGCTCCATTTACTATGTATTTAATGATTGTAAAAAGTTGAGATTTATCAAGTTTacacacaaaaaaaaacgcTCATTTTTGATCCTCTTAGATCAACATAGTACATGCAAAATGAGACTGAAAAAATTgttcaaattttttactaattagcaaaatgtaaaaaaataaaattcgCAATGCGATGAAAAAAATAgcacattttattattttttaaatatataatatatctttaaaatatataatactttaagtaatatttatatatatagaagaGAAATGACtttcaaaaaattgtttttaaaaattaaatttagaataaaagtttataacgTAAAAAAAAACCCTGATAACGATAAAcacattcatttttaaaaaattaattttttcattgaaATATTGGAgcataaagataaaaaagcAGCATCAATAATATTTGCTCCAAAATTGTTGTTTCATGTGATTATgagttaaaatttaaagtatagGTAAAGAAAGGTCGGTGAAACGGTTATTCATATTAgcatgttaaaaaaataattttaaagcaAGATAAAAGCCTCTGAAGTTTGGCTAaacattttttgaatttttaatctctcataactttttaaaaaaacaatttatcataaaaaaaatacttttggAGAATTTGAAGCGCTAGATTTtaagtattattaaatttttgcaattttaatcgttcttgagataatcaaaaaatgaattttttttgttcaaaaaaatttttaattagccatagctttttataaattattttttttaataagatgATGGGGtgaaaattatatgatttttgaagacttttctaataaaattaatttcatcaaaaaataagtatTGGCTCCAGAGATATAGtcgaaaaatttttttaaaaaatttaaaaaatttcgtgtttaataaaaaaaaattttatcaaatttttgaaaaaatgttaattaaactaaaaattttgaaattgcTTATAATACATTAATTACGCATTAAgtaattctatttttattaaaataaatgaacaACTTACATGATAGGaacaatatttttgaaatacataaagttattttacattagttttttttactaGAAATCTATTAAGTTTACTTTTTTTGCATGAAATCTTAAACTtgaaatatgataaaaaaaattctaaatatGTACTCATAATTCGAGATGGAAACTCTAgggataaataaaatttgatatggtaaattttttaaatattatttgcgTCTAAAAGAATTCttaatttgtaaattttcTTGAAAGACAACATTTAGTAATTTAATTGTACCCAATCATTTATCCATGTAACaataataagtaaaaatcagaaaattatttgaaaataaaacgtatacaaaaattaaattaaaattaaacacaGGAATTTGTTTgctgaaatttttattgcgaaacaaattataatacaaatataaatacaaaaacaaaaaaaattttttttaattttactttcaCTAAACTTTTGATATTCCAACAAAAATATACCATACAAAAGTAAAGATAAAGTCAATCAACTTCATCTAAAATGTTTAACTTTAATGAAATGATTCTTTAGAATAAGCTTAccttttaaaagaattttataatacagTTATCTACAGTTTTgcttttatttacaaaaattatacaatatgtataaatttgGATAAATGTTATTGTGTGTTAAGAAATGCAGCATCCAAATATAAAGTTATGTAACATAATAGGTTAGCACACAGGAAAGAAGCCATTCCAGGAGGTGCACATGATGAGGTTAAGGAAACTTAAAGTTacttcttaaaaaaaaagttgatgtAAGTAGTGAAATTTTATGACCGTTTTGAGCgaaatactaaaaatagaTACAGTAAGAGAAGAAACTAGCGGTCAAAGTTATAGTTTTAACTCTTTAATACCTACTAATGTCTTGAATGCTTAAATACTTGGATATCAAAAAGTCACAGCTacacaaaataaattagtgTGGTATAATTGGATGGCATCAGaatgtgtttttttttctcaatgTAAAATAGGCGCCtcaagttaaaaatatttttaaaaaaattagacaACTAATAAGAAGACTTTCATTCATGTAGTACTTCTGGAATTGAAAAAACTCTCATAGTTAAAGATTCTAAAGGTCATAGAGTCGAAGGTTTCTAACAATTAAgtcatttattataatattaaaactaaaggaaatttttgtaaaacttACTTAATATCCTGTGCTACTCCTCCACTGCTTTGCCCTCCTGTGATTTGTTTTTCTGAAATAAGttttctataataataataatatacttaCATTTTTTTGCTGATCTTTCTGTACAGATCCTTCATTGGTTTGTTCTCCACTGCTTTGTACTCCAGTGATGATCTTCCATTGATTCGTCCTCCATTGATGGTCCTCCACTGCTTTGTCCTCCTGTGATTTGTCTTTCTGAAATAAGttttctataataataattctatACTTACATTTTTTTGCTGATCTTTCTGTACAGATCCTTCATTGCCTTGTCCTCCACTGCCTTGTCCTCCACTGCCCTGTCCTCCACTGCCCTGTCCTCCTCTGCCTTGTCCTCCTCTGCCTTGTCTTCCACTGCCTTGTTCTCCTCTGCCTTGTTCTCCTCTGCCTTGTTCTCCACTGTCTTGTTCTCCTCTGCCTTGTCCTCCACTGCCCTGTCTTCCACTGCCTTGTCCTCCTCTGTCTTGTCCTCCACTGCCTTGTCCTCCACTGCCTTGTCCTCCACTGCCTTGTTCTCCTCTGCCTTGTTCTCCTCTGCCTTGTCCTCCACTGCCTTGTCCTCCACTGCCTTGTCCTCCACTGCCTTGTCCTCCACTGCCTTGTCCACCTGTGCTTTGTTCTCCTTTGCTTTGTAATCCAAAATAACTTTGAATTGTCTAGCAGTAGTAAAACTAGactgatttttttaaaaaaaaaaggttatatttataatataattaatattcaaatttactaaaattaGAATATTATGATTTAATTAGTAATATTTCTGTAATACAGATTATggtaattttgatttttctaATTGTTAGAATTTTGTATTAAGATGATTAAAGAAATAGAATGTGTGATAAACTTTGAAAATTTCACGgtgttgttaaaaatatactattgTCTAATTTGTAATGATTAACCAATATACAGTTTACGCCAGTTTGAAGAACTTTTTACAATGCTTTTCAAAATCTCTTTTTTTAAGATCTAAGTTCATTTTCATTTGAGATCTACGTAAagaattagataaaaaatcaCCTAAactacaaattttattaattaaataatatataatcttCTATTAGCTGTGGGCTtgttttgtaatattaaaaattaaacatatatatatatatatataNNNNNNNNNNNNNNNNNNNNNNNNNNNNNNNNNNNNNNNNNNNNNNNNNNNNNNNNNNNNNNNNNNNNNNNNNNNNNNNNNNNNNNNNNNNNNNNNNNNNNNNNNNNNNNNNNNNNNNNNNNNNNNNNNNNNNNNNNNNNNNNNNNNNNNNNNNNNNNNNNNNNNNNNNNNNNNNNNNNNNNNNNNNNNNNNNNNNNNNNNNNNNNNNNNNNNNNNNNNNNNNNNNNNNNNNNNNNNNNNNNNNNNNNNNNNNNNNNNNNNNNNNNNNNNNNNNNNNNNNNNNNNNNNNNNNNNNNNNNNNNNNNNNNNNNNNNNNNNNNNNNNNNNNNNNNNNNNNNNNNNNNNNNNNNNNNNNNNNNNNNNNNNNNNNNNNNNNNNNNNNNNNNNNNNNNNNNNNNNNNNNNNNNNNNNNNNNNNNNNNNNNNNNNNNNNNNNNNNNNNNNNNNNNNNNNNNNNNNNNNNNNNNNNNNNNNNNNNNNNNNNNNNNNNNNNNNNNNNNNNNNNNNNNNNNNNNNNNNNNNNNNNNNNNNNNNNNNNNNNNNNNNNNNNNNNNNNNNNNNNNNNNNNNNNNNNNNNNNNNNNNNNNNNNNNNNNNNNNNNNNNNNNNNNNNNNNNNNNNNNNNNNNNNNNNNNNNNNNNNNNNNNNNNNNNNNNNNNNNNNNNNNNNNNNNNNNNNNNNNNNNNNNNNNNNNNNNNNNNNNNNNNNNNNNNNNNNNNNNNNNNNNNNNNNNNNNNNNNNNNNNNNNNNNNNNNNNNNNNNNNNNNNNNNNNNNNNNNNNNNNNNNNNNNNNNNNNNNNNNNNNNNNNNNNNNNNNNNNNNNNNNNNNNNNNNNNNNNNNNNNNNNNNNNNNNNNNNNNNNNNNNNNNNNNNNNNNNNNNNNNNNNNNNNNNNNNNNNNNNNNNNNNNNNNNNNNNNNNNNNNNNNNNNNNNNNNNNNNNNNNNNNNNNNNNNNNNNNNNNNNNNNNNNNNNNNNNNNNNNNNNNNNNNNNNNNNNNNNNNNNNNNNNNNNNNNNNNNNNNNNNNNNNNNNNNNNNNNNNNNNNNNNNNNNNNNNNNNNNNNNNNNNNNNNNNNNNNNNNNNNNNNNNNNNNNNNNNNNNNNNNNNNNNNNNNNNNNNNNNNNNNNNNNNNNNNNNNNNNNNNNNNNNNNNNNNNNNNNNNNNNNNNNNNNNNNNNNNNNNNNNNNNNNNNNNNNNNNNNNNNNNNNNNNNNNNNNNNNNNNNNNNNNNNNNNNNNNNNNNNNNNNNNNNNNNNNNNNNNNNNNNNNNNNNNNNNNNNNNNNNNNNNNNNNNNNNNNNNNNNNNNNNNNNNNNNNNNNNNNNNNNNNNNNNNNNNNNNNNNNNNNNNNNNNNNNNNNNNNNNNNNNNNNNNNNNNNNNNNNNNNNNNNNNNNNNNNNNNNNNNNNNNNNNNNNNNNNNNNNNNNNNNNNNNNNNNNNNNNNNNNNNNNNNNNNNNNNNNNNNNNNNNNNNNNNNNNNNNNNNNNNNNNNNNNNNNNNNNNNNNNNNNNNNNNNNNNNNNNNNNNNNNNNNNNNNNNNNNNNNNNNNNNNNNNNNNNNNNNNNNNNNNNNNNNNNNNNNNNNNNNNNNNNNNNNNNNNNNNNNNNNNNNNNNNNNNNNNNNNNNNNNNNNNNNNNNNNNNNNNNNNNNNNNNNNNNNNNNNNNNNNNNNNNNNNNNNNNNNNNNNNNNNNNNNNNNNNNNNNNNNNNNNNNNNNNNNNNNNNNNNNNNNNNNNNNNNNNNNNNNNNNNNNNNNNNNNNNNNNNNNNNNNNNNNNNNNNNNNNNNNNNNNNNNNNNNNNNNNNNNNNNNNNNNNNNNNNNNNNNNNNNNNNNNNNNNNNNNNNNNNNNNNNNNNNNNNNNNNNNNNNNNNNNNNNNNNNNNNNNNNNNNNNNNNNNNNNNNNNNNNNNNNNNNNNNNNNNNNNNNNNNNNNNNNNNNNNNNNNNNNNNNNNNNNNNNNNNNNNNNNNNNNNNNNNNNNNNNNNNNNNNNNNNNNNNNNNNNNNNNNNNNNNNNNNNNNNNNNNNNNNNNNNNNNNNNNNNNNNNNNNNNNNNNNNNNNNNNNNNNNNNNNNNNNNNNNNNNNNNNNNNNNNNNNNNNNNNNNNNNNNNNNNNNNNNNNNNNNNNNNNNNNNNNNNNNNNNNNNNNNNNNNNNNNNNNNNNNNNNNNNNNNNNNNNNNNNNNNNNNNNNNNNNNNNNNNNNNNNNNNNNNNNNNNNNNNNNNNNNNNNNNNNNNNNNNNNNNNNNNNNNNNNNNNNNNNNNNNNNNNNNNNNNNNNNNNNNNNNNNNNNNNNNNNNNNNNNNNNNNNNNNNNNNNNNNNNNNNNNNNNNNNNNNNNNNNNNNNNNNNNNNNNNNNNNNNNNNNNNNNNNNNNNNNNNNNNNNNNNNNNNNNNNNNNNNNNNNNNNNNNNNNNNNNNNNNNNNNNNNNNNNNNNNNNNNNNNNNNNNNNNNNNNNNNNNNNNNNNNNNNNNNNNNNNNNNNNNNNNNNNNNNNNNNNNNNNNNNNNNNNNNNNNNNNNNNNNNNNNNNNNNNNNNNNNNNNNNNNNNNNNNNNNNNNNNNNNNNNNNNNNNNNNNNNNNNNNNNNNNNNNNNNNNNNNNNNNNNNNNNNNNNNNNNNNNNNNNNNNNNNNNNNNNNNNNNNNNNNNNNNNNNNNNNNNNNNNNNNNNNNNNNNNNNNNNNNNNNNNNNNNNNNNNNNNNNNNNNNNNNNNNNNNNNNNNNNNNNNNNNNNNNNNNNNNNNNNNNNNNNNNNNNNNNNNNNNNNNNNNNNNNNNNNNNNNNNNNNNNNNNNNNNNNNNNNNNNNNNNNNNNNNNNNNNNNNNNNNNNNNNNNNNNNNNNNNNNNNNNNNNNNNNNNNNNNNNNNNNNNNNNNNNNNNNNNNNNNNNNNNNNNNNNNNNNNNNNNNNNNNNNNNNNNNNNNNNNNNNNNNNNNNNNNNNNNNNNNNNNNNNNNNNNNNNNNNNNNNNNNNNNNNNNNNNNNNNNNNNNNNNNNNNNNNNNNNNNNNNNNNNNNNNNNNNNNNNNNNNNNNNNNNNNNNNNNNNNNNNNNNNNNNNNNNNNNNNNNNNNNNNNNNNNNNNNNNNNNNNNNNNNNNNNNNNNNNNNNNNNNNNNNNNNNNNNNNNNNNNNNNNNNNNNNNNNNNNNNNNNNNNNNNNNNNNNNNNNNNNNNNNNNNNNNNNNNNNTATCTTTACATGTTCCACTACAgtacataatttttaaaagttctCTATCCTTATCACTAAGCCTTTCTCTTTGTcctattattttaagaaaacgTTCAGTTTGTTTAATTGGAACAATAGTTGGttttttatcatcaatagctgctatattaaaattatagtgCATTATACTATAATAATCATAAGAAATTCCATATAATAATCATAAGAAATTCCATATGTTGTAAATTGTTTTGGATCACTTATTGCAAACATATCATAAAATTGAGGATTTATATTTTcccaatttattttaataaattgatCTCTATCAAATCTAGAATGTTGATGAGCAATACCTAATGTATGCATAGTTTCATGAATAATTGTACCTACAGGATTTGTACATATTGAAGAAAATGACAAATAGATAGGATTAAATGGTGATGCTTTTCCTACATAACTTAAACCACAAAATGCTGATGAAGgagtttttttataaaatatataagaatTTGAAGGTTTCTTATTAATGGGTATATTGGTAAACTTAATACAAGTACCAGTttcaatttgttttaaagCATTTTGTATATGTTGTTTTTCAATGTTACTAAAAGTATTATCTAAAACATATGGAATATTTAAAGGATTTGGCCATTTATTTGCTAACAATTTATCAATGAAATAAGCATTTCTTCTACTTCttttcatttttcttttaatttgattaattaaaaaatttgactGTTCTGTTGTCAACAACATATCATCTTGATAAGTACCATCTTCAATAGCCTTAACATAATTACctaaattatttacattaagTAAACTTTGTTTAACTTCATgagtttttttatatttttcatttaaaatagcTGAATTAACTCCGGGAATTGTTGATAATTCAAATGCCATA
Proteins encoded in this region:
- a CDS encoding Protein SDA1 homolog, with the translated sequence METIEDAEIVKVTNLDYNLTLLQEKVKKDPESYRQEFSEQFEHFKQNMKLLNIQPTQHRMNLQPILELVVFLSKTAIYYKSDAEEFGRLMVDILTDQGPALHHHIRESFCESLLSLRNRKHLDTIELLQLFFELCKIEDKNLRKFISTAIVSIIKKLSKSNDDLKLKTKMQVFLFAKLKDSRAVVARLAQMVLINVFRRGFWKDSKTANAIGECVFHRIPKIQVSGMKFFLGTTKDEEGVAEDTDSEDDEAQTTKTLKEVMCAFRASKKTRKKEKMFEKAKKTISKDKKEKKEGKSKFCNLYAIQCLYDPQQFVDRIFKMLESGKNEKFEVRVIRMALCARIIGVHKLQTLGFYSFLHRYLNPKQKEVTRILLYAAQACHDLVPPDLVENLVKVIANNFVTDKASTEAIVVGLNTIREIYSNCPHAADADLVQDLVQYRSYKNKNVAMASKGIVTLFREINPSILHRKDRGRPTEKSADIDEAELEFGSLKAKTFIPGAEILYGVEEGMEMEDIDSDASEDWLDLDVDDKNESTNTEKNVNVNNNEEEEEEELSGEEDDVSGEEDEIEVYDEEDEADDEEEEDLSDSEDVKKDDQNKEKEVKLDELDPQERIAKAQEISENRIFTDADFKRIRVHQYRKAIMNKRGTKRKQTNADVQIEEEFEEKKIRREEGDGLPRLNDIEHFHKKIKKQSKEERLAQVKEGREGREEYGKKVKTGEHVGRTNRELAKKKNFSMIKQKYIKMARNSEKAQTTLARWLKFKELEERGPISKRPANVKDCTNVQDAERFLGEVSREITKNVTLIQNPGLGEGRIRDLNDEINKLIKIKEAWEKRIRDLGGPDHRRLRGNIESTGAGLASNRGYKYFGAAKDLPGVRELFAKEADNKHEKDFKKDNYVRNPGAVYFGLLDDDNEKLIELEKIEEEIAKQKIEEEWKVRNSVMNKSHEFFKNAFYMDGDYNSVIKEMETEDFIDDFMNNTKIKRFVVPNQEEMTTLLVEAKRKQLFEKLFGA